One window of the Streptomyces sp. TS71-3 genome contains the following:
- a CDS encoding replication-associated recombination protein A translates to MEPDLFTAAAEERQEKDPASSPLAVRMRPRTLDEVVGQQHLLKPGSPLRRLVGEGGGGPAGPSSVILWGPPGTGKTTLAYVVSRATNKRFVELSAITAGVKEVRAVIDGARRATGGFGKETVLFLDEIHRFSKAQQDSLLPAVENRWVTLIAATTENPYFSVISPLLSRSLLLTLEPLTDDDIGGLLQRALTEERGLGGAVGLPDDAAAHLLRIAGGDARRGLTALEAGAGAALSKGEPEITLQTLEESVNRAAVTYDRDGDQHYDVASALIKSIRGSDVDAALHYLARMIEAGEDPRFIARRLMISASEDIGLADPTALPTAVAAAQAVAMIGFPEAALTLSHATIALALAPKSNAATLAIGAAMEDVRKGLAGPVPMHLRDGHYKGAAKLGHAQGYVYPHDIPGAIAAQQYAPDAIKDKRYYQPTRYGAEARYADVVERVRERLAGEQQGQKDA, encoded by the coding sequence GTGGAGCCCGACCTGTTCACCGCCGCCGCCGAGGAGCGTCAGGAGAAGGATCCGGCCAGCAGCCCGCTGGCCGTCCGGATGCGCCCTCGCACCCTCGACGAAGTCGTCGGCCAGCAGCATCTGCTGAAGCCCGGCTCGCCCCTGCGCCGACTCGTCGGCGAGGGCGGGGGCGGGCCCGCCGGGCCGTCCTCGGTGATCCTCTGGGGCCCGCCGGGCACCGGCAAGACGACCCTCGCCTACGTGGTCTCCCGGGCGACGAACAAGCGCTTCGTGGAGCTGTCCGCGATCACCGCCGGCGTCAAGGAAGTACGCGCCGTGATCGACGGCGCCCGCCGGGCGACCGGCGGCTTCGGCAAGGAGACCGTCCTCTTCCTGGACGAGATCCACCGCTTCAGCAAGGCCCAGCAGGACTCCCTGCTGCCCGCCGTGGAGAACCGCTGGGTCACCCTGATCGCCGCGACCACCGAGAACCCCTACTTCTCGGTGATCTCCCCCCTGCTCTCCCGCTCGCTGCTGCTCACCCTCGAACCCCTCACCGACGACGACATCGGCGGCCTGCTCCAGCGCGCCCTCACCGAGGAGCGCGGACTCGGCGGCGCGGTCGGACTGCCCGACGACGCCGCGGCCCACCTCCTGCGCATCGCCGGAGGGGACGCCCGCCGGGGCCTCACCGCCCTGGAGGCCGGAGCCGGCGCCGCGCTCTCCAAGGGGGAGCCGGAGATCACGCTCCAGACCCTGGAGGAGTCGGTCAACCGCGCCGCGGTCACCTACGACCGCGACGGCGACCAGCACTACGACGTCGCCAGCGCCCTCATCAAGTCCATCCGCGGCTCCGACGTGGACGCCGCGCTGCACTACCTGGCCCGGATGATCGAGGCGGGCGAGGACCCGCGGTTCATCGCGCGACGGCTGATGATCTCCGCCAGCGAGGACATCGGCCTCGCCGACCCCACGGCCCTGCCGACCGCGGTGGCCGCCGCCCAGGCCGTCGCCATGATCGGCTTCCCCGAGGCCGCCCTCACGCTCAGCCACGCCACGATCGCCCTGGCCCTCGCGCCCAAGTCGAACGCCGCCACCCTGGCCATCGGCGCCGCCATGGAGGACGTCCGCAAGGGCCTGGCGGGACCGGTCCCGATGCACCTGCGCGACGGTCACTACAAGGGCGCAGCCAAGCTGGGCCACGCCCAGGGGTACGTCTACCCGCACGACATACCCGGCGCCATCGCCGCCCAGCAGTACGCCCCGGACGCGATCAAGGACAAGCGCTACTACCAGCCCACGCGCTACGGCGCGGAGGCCCGGTACGCGGACGTCGTCGAGCGGGTGCGGGAGCGGCTGGCCGGGGAGCAGCAGGGCCAGAAGGACGCCTGA
- the ruvX gene encoding Holliday junction resolvase RuvX → MRRGRRLAVDVGDARIGVASCDPDGILATPVETVPGRDVPAAHRRLGQLVEEYEPIEVLVGLPRSLNGREGPAATKVRAFARQLARTVAPVPVRLVDERMTTVTAGQGLRASGVSARKGRSVIDQAAAVIILQNALEIERSSGEAPGEGVEAVP, encoded by the coding sequence ATGCGCCGCGGCCGGCGCCTCGCGGTGGACGTCGGGGACGCCCGGATCGGGGTCGCCTCCTGCGACCCCGACGGGATCCTTGCCACCCCGGTGGAGACGGTCCCGGGTCGTGATGTCCCGGCCGCGCACCGAAGACTCGGGCAGCTCGTCGAGGAGTACGAGCCCATCGAGGTGCTCGTGGGGCTGCCGCGGTCCCTGAACGGCCGCGAGGGCCCGGCCGCGACGAAGGTCCGCGCCTTCGCCCGGCAGCTCGCCCGGACCGTCGCGCCGGTGCCCGTGCGGCTGGTGGACGAGCGGATGACCACGGTCACCGCCGGCCAGGGGCTGCGGGCGTCGGGCGTCTCGGCCAGGAAGGGCCGGTCCGTGATCGACCAGGCCGCGGCTGTGATCATCTTGCAGAACGCCCTGGAGATCGAGCGGTCCTCGGGTGAAGCGCCCGGGGAGGGCGTCGAAGCGGTGCCGTGA
- a CDS encoding shikimate dehydrogenase encodes MTARPATDARRAAVLGSPIAHSLSPVLHRAAYAHLGLRDWTYDRFQVDEAGLPGFLAGLGPQWAGLSLTMPLKRAVIPLLDEISDTAAAVEAVNTVVFTEDGRKVGDNTDIPGMIAALRERGIEKVESAAVLGAGATASSALAALSRICSGEVVAYVRSEARAAEMRRWGARLGVAVRTAGWAAAGEALAAPLVIATTPAGAADALAAQVPERVGTLFDVLYEPWPTALAEHWAAHGGAVVGGLDLLVHQAVLQVEQMTGLSPAPLDVMRAAGERALTGP; translated from the coding sequence ATGACCGCTCGGCCGGCAACTGACGCCCGCAGGGCGGCCGTTCTGGGCTCCCCGATCGCCCATTCGCTCTCGCCCGTGCTGCACCGCGCCGCCTACGCGCACCTCGGGCTCCGCGACTGGACGTACGACCGCTTCCAGGTGGACGAGGCGGGACTGCCCGGATTCCTCGCGGGGCTGGGCCCGCAGTGGGCGGGCCTGTCCCTGACGATGCCGCTCAAGCGGGCGGTCATCCCGCTGCTCGACGAGATCAGCGACACCGCCGCGGCCGTGGAGGCCGTCAACACGGTGGTGTTCACGGAGGACGGCCGCAAGGTCGGCGACAACACCGACATCCCCGGCATGATCGCGGCACTGCGGGAGCGCGGCATCGAGAAGGTCGAGTCCGCGGCGGTGCTCGGTGCGGGTGCCACGGCGTCCTCGGCGCTCGCGGCGCTGTCCCGGATCTGCTCCGGCGAGGTCGTCGCCTATGTGCGCAGCGAGGCGCGCGCCGCCGAGATGCGGCGCTGGGGCGCACGGCTGGGGGTCGCGGTCCGTACGGCCGGCTGGGCCGCGGCGGGCGAGGCGCTGGCCGCGCCGCTGGTGATCGCCACGACGCCCGCGGGGGCGGCCGATGCCCTGGCCGCGCAGGTGCCCGAGCGGGTGGGGACCCTCTTCGACGTCCTCTACGAGCCCTGGCCGACCGCTCTGGCCGAGCATTGGGCCGCGCACGGCGGCGCCGTCGTCGGGGGACTCGATCTCCTCGTGCACCAGGCCGTGCTCCAGGTCGAGCAGATGACGGGGCTGTCGCCGGCGCCGTTGGACGTGATGCGGGCGGCGGGGGAGCGAGCACTTACGGGGCCGTGA
- the rpsD gene encoding 30S ribosomal protein S4 — MANQSRPKVKKSRALGIALTPKAVKYFEARPYPPGEHGRGRKQNSDYKVRLLEKQRLRAQYDVSERQLVRAYERAAKVQGKTGEALIIELERRLDALVLRSGIARTIYQARQMVVHGHIEVNGKKVDKPSFRVRPDDVVMVRERSREKSLFQVSREGGFAPEGEIPRYLQVNLKALAFRLDRDPNRKEIPVICDEQLVVEYYAR; from the coding sequence GTGGCGAACCAGTCCCGCCCCAAGGTCAAGAAGTCGCGTGCCCTCGGCATCGCGCTGACCCCCAAGGCCGTGAAGTACTTCGAGGCCCGCCCCTACCCGCCGGGTGAGCACGGCCGCGGCCGCAAGCAGAACTCGGACTACAAGGTCCGGCTGCTGGAGAAGCAGCGCCTGCGCGCGCAGTACGACGTCTCCGAGCGCCAGCTCGTGCGCGCCTACGAGCGCGCCGCCAAGGTCCAGGGCAAGACCGGCGAGGCCCTGATCATCGAGCTCGAGCGCCGCCTCGACGCGCTCGTGCTGCGCTCCGGCATCGCGCGGACCATCTACCAGGCGCGCCAGATGGTCGTGCACGGCCACATCGAGGTCAACGGCAAGAAGGTCGACAAGCCCTCGTTCCGGGTCCGCCCGGACGACGTCGTCATGGTGCGCGAGCGCTCCCGCGAGAAGTCGCTCTTCCAGGTCTCCCGCGAGGGTGGCTTCGCGCCCGAGGGCGAGATCCCGCGCTACCTCCAGGTCAACCTGAAGGCGCTGGCGTTCCGCCTGGACCGCGACCCGAACCGCAAGGAGATCCCGGTCATCTGCGACGAGCAGCTCGTCGTCGAGTACTACGCCCGCTGA
- a CDS encoding DUF6167 family protein has translation MFRRTFWFTAGAAAGVWATTKVNRKLRQLTPDSLAAQAAHKAVDAGQRLREFALDVRDGMAQREEELGEALGLADSPDGPPARMLPAARRRPALGPVGRAPAHERGAAPEAAPLTNHPPHESTPGYAVRPEHTAYSHDRNEDH, from the coding sequence ATGTTCCGCCGTACGTTCTGGTTCACCGCGGGCGCCGCGGCCGGCGTGTGGGCCACCACCAAGGTCAACCGCAAGCTGAGGCAGCTCACCCCGGACAGCCTCGCGGCGCAGGCCGCGCACAAGGCCGTCGACGCGGGCCAGCGCCTCAGGGAGTTCGCGCTCGACGTCCGCGACGGCATGGCGCAGCGGGAAGAGGAGCTCGGCGAGGCCCTCGGCCTGGCCGACTCGCCCGACGGCCCGCCCGCCCGGATGCTGCCGGCCGCCAGGCGCCGCCCCGCCCTCGGCCCCGTCGGCAGGGCACCCGCCCACGAGCGCGGCGCCGCACCCGAGGCAGCGCCCCTGACCAACCACCCACCGCACGAGTCAACCCCCGGATACGCCGTCCGGCCAGAGCACACGGCGTACTCCCACGACCGGAATGAGGACCACTGA
- a CDS encoding DUF948 domain-containing protein: protein MSGGEVAGILVAVFWAILVSFLAVALARLAQTLKATTKLVADVTEQAVPLLSEASTAVRSAQTQLDRVDAIATDVQEVTSNASALSTTVASTFGGPLVKVAAFGYGVRRALGRKSAGQQAGAAGGRTEPPGRGVIVGRAVPTARRGKRKKD, encoded by the coding sequence GTGTCCGGTGGAGAGGTGGCCGGGATCCTGGTGGCCGTCTTCTGGGCGATCCTGGTGTCGTTCCTCGCCGTGGCGCTGGCGAGGCTGGCCCAGACGCTCAAGGCGACCACCAAGCTCGTCGCGGACGTGACCGAGCAGGCCGTGCCGCTGCTCTCCGAGGCATCCACCGCGGTGCGCTCCGCACAGACCCAGCTCGACCGGGTGGACGCCATCGCGACCGACGTCCAGGAGGTCACCTCCAACGCCTCGGCGCTCTCCACCACGGTCGCCTCGACGTTCGGCGGCCCCCTCGTGAAGGTCGCCGCGTTCGGCTACGGAGTGCGCCGGGCCCTCGGCCGCAAGAGCGCGGGACAGCAGGCCGGCGCGGCGGGTGGCAGGACCGAGCCGCCCGGGCGCGGCGTGATCGTGGGCCGGGCCGTGCCGACCGCCCGACGGGGAAAGCGGAAGAAGGACTGA
- the alaS gene encoding alanine--tRNA ligase, with the protein MESAEIRRRWLRFFEERGHKVVPSASLIADDPTLLLVPAGMVPFKPYFLGETAPPAPRATSVQKCVRTPDIEEVGKTTRHGTFFQMCGNFSFGDYFKEGAITYAWELLTAPQDKGGYGLDPERLWITVYLDDDEAERIWREVVGVPAERIQRLGKKDNFWSMGVPGPCGPCSEINYDRGPEFGPEGGPAVNDERYVEIWNLVFMQYARGEGTSKEDFEILGDLPSKNIDTGLGLERLAMILQGVRNMYEIDTSRAVIDKATELTGRAYGEAEASDVSLRVVSDHMRASVMLIGDGVTPGNEGRGYVLRRIMRRAIRNMRLLGASGPVVGELVDVVIKTMGEQYPELITERKRIETVALAEEAAFLNTLRSGTTILDNAVTEAKAAGSGVLPGDKAFLLHDTWGFPIDLTLEMAAEQGLAVDEDGFRRLMTEQRERAKADARAKKTGHADLGAYRSVADAAGSTDFTGYTAYENEATIVGLIANGASSPAAGEGDEVEVVLDRSPFYAEGGGQIGDTGRIRLDTGAVVVVNDVQKPVPGVHVHKGVVQVGEVTVGAPVLASIDVHRRRAIARAHSATHLTHQALRDALGPTAAQAGSENQPGRFRFDFGSPSAVPGSVMVDVEQKINEVLARDLDVSAEIMGLEEARRSGAIAEFGEKYGERVRVVTIGDFSKELCGGTHVHNTAQLGLVKLLGESSIGSGVRRIEALVGVDAYNFLAREHTVVAQLQELLKGRPEELPEKISGMLGRLKDAEKEIEKFRAEKVLQAAAGLAEGARDVRGTALVTGQVPDGTGADDLRRLVLDVRGRLNQSGPSDRPVVVALFSVVNDRPLTVIATDEAARGRGLKAGDLVRAAAKTLGGGGGGKPDVAQGGGQNPAAIGEAVAAVERLVAETA; encoded by the coding sequence ATGGAGTCGGCTGAAATCCGCCGCCGCTGGTTGCGCTTCTTCGAAGAGCGCGGGCACAAGGTCGTGCCGTCGGCGTCGCTGATCGCGGACGACCCGACCCTCCTGCTGGTCCCCGCCGGCATGGTCCCCTTCAAGCCGTACTTCCTCGGCGAGACGGCCCCGCCCGCCCCGCGCGCCACCAGCGTGCAGAAGTGCGTGCGCACCCCTGACATCGAAGAGGTCGGCAAGACCACCCGGCACGGCACGTTCTTCCAGATGTGCGGCAACTTCTCGTTCGGGGACTACTTCAAGGAAGGCGCCATCACCTACGCCTGGGAGCTGCTCACCGCGCCCCAGGACAAGGGCGGCTACGGCCTGGACCCCGAGCGGCTGTGGATCACCGTCTACCTCGACGACGACGAGGCCGAGCGGATCTGGCGCGAGGTCGTCGGCGTCCCCGCCGAGCGCATCCAGCGCCTGGGCAAGAAGGACAACTTCTGGTCCATGGGCGTGCCCGGCCCGTGCGGGCCCTGCTCCGAGATCAACTACGACCGCGGCCCCGAGTTCGGCCCCGAGGGCGGCCCCGCCGTCAACGACGAGCGGTACGTGGAGATCTGGAACCTCGTCTTCATGCAGTACGCCCGCGGCGAGGGCACCAGCAAGGAGGACTTCGAGATCCTGGGCGACCTGCCCAGCAAGAACATCGACACCGGTCTCGGTCTGGAACGCCTCGCCATGATCCTCCAGGGCGTGCGGAACATGTACGAGATCGACACCTCCCGAGCCGTGATCGACAAGGCCACCGAGCTCACCGGACGCGCCTACGGCGAGGCCGAGGCGAGCGACGTCTCCCTGCGTGTCGTCTCCGACCACATGCGCGCCTCGGTGATGCTCATCGGCGACGGCGTCACGCCCGGCAACGAGGGCCGCGGCTACGTGCTGCGCCGCATCATGCGCCGCGCCATCCGCAACATGCGCCTGCTCGGCGCGAGCGGCCCGGTCGTCGGCGAACTCGTCGACGTGGTGATCAAGACCATGGGGGAGCAGTACCCCGAGCTGATCACCGAGCGCAAGCGGATCGAGACGGTCGCCCTCGCGGAGGAGGCCGCCTTCCTGAACACGCTCAGGTCCGGCACGACCATCCTGGACAACGCCGTGACGGAGGCGAAGGCCGCCGGTTCCGGCGTGCTCCCGGGCGACAAGGCGTTCCTGCTCCACGACACTTGGGGCTTCCCCATCGACCTCACCCTGGAGATGGCCGCCGAGCAGGGCCTTGCGGTCGACGAGGACGGCTTCCGGCGCCTGATGACGGAGCAGCGCGAGCGCGCCAAGGCCGACGCCCGGGCGAAGAAGACGGGCCACGCCGACCTCGGTGCCTACCGCTCCGTCGCCGACGCCGCCGGCAGCACCGACTTCACCGGCTACACCGCGTACGAGAACGAGGCCACCATCGTCGGCCTGATCGCCAACGGCGCCTCGTCGCCCGCCGCCGGCGAGGGCGACGAGGTCGAGGTCGTGCTGGACCGCAGCCCCTTCTACGCGGAGGGCGGCGGCCAGATCGGCGACACCGGCCGCATCCGGCTCGACACCGGCGCCGTGGTCGTCGTCAACGACGTGCAGAAGCCGGTGCCTGGCGTGCACGTCCACAAGGGCGTCGTCCAGGTCGGCGAGGTCACCGTCGGCGCGCCGGTGCTGGCCTCGATCGACGTGCACCGCCGCCGTGCCATCGCCCGGGCCCACTCCGCCACGCACCTCACCCACCAGGCGCTGCGCGACGCGCTCGGCCCGACGGCCGCACAGGCCGGCTCGGAGAACCAGCCGGGCCGGTTCCGCTTCGACTTCGGCTCGCCGTCCGCCGTGCCGGGCAGCGTGATGGTCGACGTCGAGCAGAAGATCAACGAGGTGCTCGCCCGCGACCTGGACGTCAGCGCCGAGATCATGGGCCTGGAGGAGGCGAGGCGCTCCGGCGCCATCGCGGAGTTCGGCGAGAAGTACGGCGAGAGGGTGCGCGTCGTCACCATCGGCGACTTCTCCAAGGAGCTGTGCGGCGGCACGCACGTGCACAACACCGCCCAGCTCGGCCTGGTGAAGCTGCTCGGCGAGTCGTCCATCGGCTCCGGCGTGCGGCGCATCGAGGCCCTGGTCGGCGTGGACGCGTACAACTTCCTCGCCCGCGAGCACACCGTCGTCGCCCAGCTCCAGGAGCTCCTCAAGGGCCGCCCGGAGGAGCTGCCCGAGAAGATCTCCGGCATGCTCGGCCGCCTCAAGGACGCCGAGAAGGAGATCGAGAAGTTCCGCGCGGAGAAGGTCCTCCAGGCCGCCGCGGGGCTCGCCGAGGGCGCCCGGGACGTGCGCGGCACCGCGCTCGTCACCGGCCAGGTCCCGGACGGCACCGGCGCCGACGACCTGCGCAGGCTGGTACTGGACGTGCGCGGCCGGCTGAACCAGTCCGGGCCGTCCGACCGCCCCGTGGTCGTCGCCCTGTTCTCCGTGGTGAACGACCGCCCGCTGACGGTGATCGCCACCGACGAGGCCGCCCGCGGCCGCGGCCTCAAGGCCGGCGACCTGGTCCGCGCCGCCGCCAAGACCCTCGGCGGGGGCGGCGGCGGCAAGCCGGACGTCGCCCAGGGCGGTGGCCAGAACCCGGCCGCCATCGGCGAGGCCGTCGCCGCGGTGGAGCGCCTCGTGGCCGAGACGGCATGA
- the aroC gene encoding chorismate synthase — protein MSRLRWLTAGESHGPALVATLEGLPAGVPVTTDMVADHLARRRLGYGRGARMKFERDEITFLGGVRHGLTLGSPVAIMVGNTEWPKWEQVMAADPVDPEVLDGLARNAPLTRPRPGHADLAGMQKYGFDEARPILERASARETAARVALGAVARSYLKETAGVEIVSHVVELAGAKAPYGVYPTPSDVARLDEDPVRCLDADASKAMVTEIDQAHQDGDTLGGVVEVLAYGVPVGLGSHVHWDRRLDARLAAALMGIQAIKGVELGDGFGLARVPGSKAHDEIVTGEEGIRRATGRSGGTEGGLTTGELLRVRAAMKPIATVPRALATVDVTTGEATRAHHQRSDVCAVPAAGIVAEAMVALVLADAVAEKFGGDSVAETARNVRSYLENLRIR, from the coding sequence TTGAGCAGGTTGCGGTGGCTGACCGCGGGGGAGTCCCACGGACCGGCCCTGGTGGCGACGCTGGAGGGGTTGCCCGCGGGCGTCCCGGTCACCACGGACATGGTGGCGGACCACCTGGCCCGCAGGAGGCTGGGCTACGGCCGCGGGGCCCGTATGAAGTTCGAGCGCGACGAGATCACCTTCCTGGGCGGGGTCCGGCACGGACTCACCCTGGGCTCACCGGTCGCGATCATGGTGGGCAACACGGAGTGGCCCAAGTGGGAGCAGGTCATGGCGGCCGACCCGGTCGACCCCGAGGTCCTCGACGGCCTGGCCCGCAACGCCCCGCTGACCCGCCCCCGGCCGGGCCACGCCGACCTGGCAGGCATGCAGAAGTACGGCTTCGACGAGGCACGCCCCATCCTGGAGCGCGCCTCCGCGCGTGAGACGGCCGCCCGGGTGGCACTGGGCGCCGTGGCCCGTTCGTACCTGAAGGAGACCGCGGGGGTCGAGATCGTCTCCCACGTGGTCGAGCTGGCCGGCGCCAAGGCCCCCTACGGCGTGTACCCGACGCCGTCGGACGTGGCCAGGCTGGACGAGGACCCGGTGCGCTGCCTGGACGCCGACGCGTCGAAGGCGATGGTGACCGAGATCGACCAGGCCCACCAGGACGGCGACACCCTGGGCGGCGTCGTCGAGGTGCTGGCGTACGGGGTGCCCGTGGGCCTCGGCTCGCACGTGCACTGGGACCGGCGCCTCGACGCGCGCCTCGCGGCGGCCCTGATGGGCATCCAGGCGATCAAGGGCGTCGAGCTGGGCGACGGCTTCGGGCTCGCCCGCGTCCCCGGCTCCAAGGCCCACGACGAGATCGTGACCGGCGAGGAGGGCATCCGGCGGGCCACGGGGCGCTCCGGCGGCACCGAGGGCGGCCTGACCACCGGCGAGCTGCTGCGGGTCCGTGCGGCGATGAAGCCCATCGCCACCGTCCCACGCGCCCTGGCCACCGTCGACGTGACCACCGGCGAGGCCACCAGGGCGCACCACCAGCGCTCCGACGTGTGCGCGGTGCCGGCCGCCGGCATCGTCGCCGAGGCCATGGTGGCGCTGGTGCTGGCCGACGCGGTGGCGGAGAAGTTCGGCGGCGACAGCGTCGCCGAGACCGCCCGGAACGTCCGTTCGTACCTAGAGAACCTGCGGATCCGGTGA
- a CDS encoding shikimate kinase, with protein sequence MGVGKSTVGALLATALGRTFRDTDEDIEAAEGRPIPDIFVDSGEAYFRAVEKETVRRALAEHDGVLALGGGAVLDAGTRELLATHPVVYLSMDVEEAVKRTGLNVARPLLAINPRRQWRELMEQRRPLYTEVARAVVATDGRPPEEVAQAVLDALELNKA encoded by the coding sequence ATGGGCGTCGGGAAGTCCACGGTCGGCGCGCTGCTGGCCACGGCGCTCGGGCGGACCTTCCGCGACACCGACGAGGACATCGAGGCCGCCGAGGGCCGCCCGATCCCCGACATCTTCGTCGACTCGGGCGAGGCGTACTTCCGGGCCGTGGAGAAGGAGACCGTGCGCAGGGCCCTCGCCGAGCACGACGGCGTGCTCGCGCTCGGCGGCGGCGCCGTGCTGGACGCCGGGACGCGCGAGCTGCTCGCCACGCACCCGGTCGTCTACCTCTCCATGGACGTGGAGGAGGCAGTGAAGCGCACCGGCCTGAACGTCGCCCGGCCGCTGCTCGCCATCAACCCGCGCCGCCAGTGGCGGGAGCTGATGGAACAGCGCCGCCCGCTGTACACCGAGGTCGCGCGCGCCGTCGTCGCCACCGACGGGCGGCCCCCCGAAGAGGTCGCCCAAGCCGTCCTGGACGCACTGGAGTTGAACAAGGCATGA
- the mltG gene encoding endolytic transglycosylase MltG yields MTEYGRGPGSEPWYPEDPLYGDVGYDGQQAPTGQVPYDEQQPGQYPYQAQPQYYQQQAPQHPQQPDPYGQGGSYDQSGAYDQTGSYGQWGTGQQPLPGQYQPGGPQAPGAQQGHPQAPGGYGHPQQMPGQAYGIPPGQNPGAGRPGQGGYPGQAPEQYQQHEQAGWDTGQHGQVPGAGGPADPYGQQPRGHQGQEPDPYGARGARPPGRPAGAMQPGPGRRPGPENEADAPTDWDPGPDQGEHAFFAGGGDDDDDDDDGRAGRVGRRGRGDRHGRGTGPGKKRRSGVACLVVAVVLVGGVGGVGYLGYQLYEDHFGPPPDFAGTGSGANVTVEIPKGAGGYTMGQLLKKSGVVKSVDAFVKAQQDNPKGQTIQDGVYTLKKQMSGESAVALMLDPKSHNSLIISEGRRNAWVYDQIDKRLGLKGGTTAAVAKKDWKQLGLPSWALNHKNLKDPLEGFLYPSNYPVAKGMKPEDILKRMVTMATQQYQAQDLDARAKELHLDGPWQVITVASLVQAEGKTHDDFRKMAEVVYNRLSLDNRQTWQRLQFDSTFNYLKGQSNIDISESEINSNHDPYNTYTQKGLPPGPIGNPGSEALAATLNPTHEGWFYFVATDGMNKTEFAKTYADFQKLKEKFNDRSAGN; encoded by the coding sequence ATGACTGAGTATGGCCGGGGCCCAGGTTCCGAACCGTGGTACCCGGAGGACCCGCTCTACGGGGACGTCGGATACGACGGGCAGCAGGCCCCCACGGGCCAGGTTCCCTACGACGAGCAGCAGCCCGGGCAGTACCCGTACCAGGCGCAGCCGCAGTACTACCAGCAGCAGGCGCCACAGCACCCGCAGCAGCCGGATCCCTACGGCCAGGGCGGCTCCTACGACCAGTCCGGTGCCTATGACCAGACGGGGTCCTACGGCCAGTGGGGCACGGGCCAGCAGCCCCTTCCCGGCCAGTACCAGCCGGGGGGTCCCCAGGCGCCGGGCGCCCAGCAGGGCCACCCGCAGGCACCCGGCGGGTACGGTCACCCGCAGCAGATGCCCGGGCAGGCCTACGGGATACCGCCCGGACAGAACCCCGGCGCCGGACGGCCCGGGCAGGGCGGATACCCGGGCCAGGCGCCGGAGCAGTACCAGCAGCACGAGCAGGCCGGCTGGGACACCGGGCAGCACGGGCAGGTCCCGGGCGCCGGCGGTCCGGCCGACCCCTACGGCCAGCAGCCCCGCGGGCACCAGGGCCAGGAGCCCGATCCCTACGGCGCCCGCGGTGCCCGGCCGCCCGGCCGGCCGGCGGGGGCCATGCAGCCCGGCCCCGGCCGCCGCCCCGGTCCGGAGAACGAAGCGGACGCTCCCACCGACTGGGATCCCGGCCCGGACCAGGGCGAGCACGCCTTCTTCGCCGGCGGCGGCGATGACGATGACGATGACGACGACGGGCGCGCCGGCCGCGTGGGGCGGCGCGGCCGCGGGGATCGCCACGGCCGCGGCACAGGCCCGGGTAAGAAGCGCCGCAGCGGGGTCGCCTGCCTCGTGGTGGCCGTGGTCCTCGTCGGCGGTGTCGGCGGGGTGGGCTACCTCGGCTACCAGCTCTACGAGGACCACTTCGGTCCGCCTCCGGACTTCGCCGGCACCGGGTCCGGGGCGAACGTGACCGTCGAGATCCCCAAGGGCGCGGGCGGCTACACCATGGGGCAGCTGCTCAAGAAGAGCGGCGTCGTCAAGAGCGTCGACGCGTTCGTGAAGGCGCAGCAGGACAACCCCAAGGGCCAGACCATCCAGGACGGCGTGTACACGCTCAAGAAGCAGATGTCCGGCGAGAGCGCCGTCGCGCTGATGCTCGACCCGAAGAGCCACAACAGCCTGATCATCTCCGAGGGCCGGCGGAACGCCTGGGTCTACGACCAGATCGACAAGCGCCTCGGCCTCAAGGGCGGCACCACCGCGGCGGTGGCCAAGAAGGACTGGAAGCAGCTGGGCCTGCCCTCGTGGGCGCTCAACCACAAGAACCTCAAGGACCCGCTGGAGGGCTTCCTCTATCCGTCGAACTATCCGGTGGCCAAGGGCATGAAGCCCGAGGACATCCTCAAGCGGATGGTGACCATGGCCACGCAGCAGTACCAGGCGCAGGACCTCGACGCCCGGGCCAAGGAGCTGCATCTCGACGGCCCCTGGCAGGTGATAACGGTCGCGAGCCTGGTCCAGGCCGAGGGCAAGACCCACGACGACTTCCGCAAGATGGCCGAGGTCGTCTACAACCGCCTCAGCCTGGACAACAGGCAGACCTGGCAACGGCTCCAGTTCGACTCGACCTTCAACTACCTGAAGGGCCAGAGCAACATCGACATCAGCGAGTCGGAGATCAACAGCAACCACGACCCGTACAACACCTACACGCAGAAGGGCCTCCCGCCGGGACCGATCGGCAATCCCGGCTCGGAGGCGCTCGCCGCCACCCTCAATCCCACGCACGAGGGCTGGTTCTACTTCGTGGCGACGGACGGGATGAACAAGACCGAGTTCGCCAAGACCTACGCCGACTTCCAGAAGCTCAAGGAAAAGTTCAATGACCGCTCGGCCGGCAACTGA